Proteins encoded within one genomic window of Halocatena marina:
- a CDS encoding ABC transporter ATP-binding protein → MTDLLSLSGLKTQFNTDRGVVKAVDGIDLTIREGETVGLVGESGSGKSVTALSTMGLIDAPGEIADGQVLFHDADLVSYVARKYPDQIVTGRHDGFIYINDGQIDMSSIPDRINVPNRADALATLARENPKDIVQDPNDTGFLYIDEGYVDLTDVPEPVLRDVRGGDIGMIFQDPMTSLNPALTVGEQVAESLELHRYGGRKKDTWFNAVNEALSRGGMNEDLREETIDLLAEVGIPEPSQRVDEYPHEFSGGMRQRVLIAIALACRPKLLIADEPTTALDVTIQAQILDLITELQDDLGMSVLFITHDLGVVAETCDRVGVMYAGEIVEEGPVEEIFTNPSHPYTYTLLESIPHEGTDRLTPIEGNVPDLIDMPDGCNFAPRCPWSKPECTGNDIPFLQHGPANVDHRAKCILPEYDINRYQPDGISATSTHEISDDEEPLVSVKGLEKHFSRADGILDEYFGQAGTVKAVDGIDLDIYEGETLGLVGESGCGKSTTGRSILRLLDPTDGTVLFMGDDLGDLNRSELRKKRRDMQMIFQDPLSSLDPRQTIGDTISEPLSIHDRPKFDVSANVFGGKDVTLTGSESLLGNLVDRDSSDIAVTIRDGEIGSLEIRTEILSEEDLDIQINETRTDLTLSVEIPHSKRDIRRRRLTELLNAVGLDPSQRDRYPHELSGGQRQRVGIARALAVDPDFIVCDEPVSALDVSVQAQIINLLEDLQEQYGLTYLFIAHDLSVVRHICDRIAVMYLGDVVEVATTDELFSEPKHPYTRALLSAIPVPDPTRDTNRILLEGGVPSPVDPPSGCAFRTRCPSIVPPENLDIEQETYREVMHFRQRVEDRSLDLEAIREEGLIADGGTGLPASTSQDMGSQTRPAAIVETIFDNPLTGEDRVTIEWAIELIDSGKWDEAIDVLRQRFGSVCEHQNPVLQKEPHPAACHLYNQPDHSQ, encoded by the coding sequence GTGACCGACTTACTTTCACTTTCCGGGCTCAAGACACAGTTCAACACTGACCGTGGTGTGGTGAAGGCAGTCGATGGAATTGACCTCACTATCCGCGAAGGCGAGACAGTCGGTCTCGTCGGGGAGAGTGGTTCGGGCAAGTCCGTTACTGCCCTCTCGACGATGGGTCTGATCGATGCACCAGGCGAAATCGCCGACGGTCAGGTCCTGTTCCACGATGCTGATCTCGTTAGTTACGTAGCACGGAAATATCCCGACCAGATCGTCACTGGCCGACATGACGGATTCATTTATATCAACGATGGCCAGATTGACATGTCGTCCATCCCCGATCGCATCAACGTGCCCAATCGCGCTGATGCGCTCGCAACGCTTGCTCGTGAGAACCCCAAGGACATCGTCCAAGATCCCAACGATACGGGCTTTCTCTACATCGATGAGGGATACGTCGACCTCACCGATGTGCCGGAACCGGTGTTGCGCGATGTCCGTGGCGGCGACATCGGCATGATCTTTCAGGACCCGATGACGTCGCTCAATCCCGCGCTCACTGTCGGTGAGCAGGTCGCAGAAAGCCTTGAGCTTCATCGGTATGGTGGCCGAAAGAAGGATACGTGGTTCAACGCCGTCAACGAAGCACTCTCTCGGGGCGGAATGAACGAAGATCTCCGCGAGGAGACCATCGATCTGCTCGCAGAGGTCGGGATCCCCGAACCGTCCCAGCGTGTTGATGAGTATCCCCACGAGTTCTCCGGCGGAATGCGCCAGCGCGTCCTTATCGCCATCGCACTGGCCTGTCGCCCGAAACTACTCATCGCTGACGAACCCACGACTGCTCTCGACGTGACAATTCAGGCTCAGATTCTCGATCTCATCACGGAGTTACAAGATGATCTCGGAATGTCTGTCCTGTTCATTACCCACGACCTCGGTGTCGTCGCGGAGACGTGTGACCGTGTCGGCGTCATGTACGCCGGTGAGATCGTCGAAGAAGGTCCCGTTGAAGAGATCTTTACGAACCCTTCCCATCCATACACATACACTCTTCTCGAATCGATTCCACACGAGGGAACCGATCGTCTCACTCCAATCGAAGGGAACGTTCCCGATCTCATCGACATGCCTGATGGGTGTAATTTCGCCCCCCGGTGTCCGTGGTCGAAGCCCGAGTGTACGGGGAACGACATACCGTTCCTCCAGCACGGGCCGGCCAACGTCGACCACAGAGCGAAATGCATACTTCCAGAATACGATATCAATCGATACCAACCCGATGGGATCAGTGCCACTTCCACCCACGAAATTTCGGACGACGAAGAGCCGCTTGTCTCTGTGAAGGGACTGGAAAAGCATTTCTCTCGAGCTGATGGAATCCTCGATGAGTACTTCGGTCAAGCAGGAACTGTCAAAGCGGTCGATGGTATCGATTTGGACATCTACGAAGGAGAAACGCTCGGTCTCGTCGGCGAATCCGGTTGTGGGAAGTCGACAACCGGTCGGTCGATCCTTAGACTGCTTGATCCGACAGACGGAACGGTTCTGTTCATGGGCGACGATCTCGGTGATTTGAACCGATCGGAACTCCGGAAGAAGCGCCGAGACATGCAGATGATCTTCCAGGATCCCTTGTCGAGTCTCGATCCGCGACAAACAATCGGTGATACGATTTCAGAGCCGCTGTCTATCCACGACAGACCCAAATTCGACGTCTCCGCGAACGTTTTCGGCGGAAAGGACGTCACACTGACCGGTAGCGAGTCGTTGCTCGGCAATCTGGTTGACCGGGACAGCAGTGATATCGCAGTGACAATTCGGGATGGAGAAATTGGCTCACTCGAAATTCGGACCGAGATTCTCTCCGAAGAGGATCTCGACATTCAAATTAATGAGACCCGCACCGACCTTACCCTCTCAGTCGAGATCCCCCACTCAAAGCGCGACATCCGACGGCGGCGTCTCACCGAACTCCTCAACGCGGTGGGACTCGATCCCAGCCAGCGTGACCGATATCCTCACGAACTGTCTGGCGGACAGCGCCAGCGTGTCGGTATAGCCCGGGCACTCGCGGTCGATCCTGATTTCATCGTCTGTGACGAGCCAGTGAGCGCGCTTGACGTCAGTGTACAGGCACAGATCATCAATCTCCTCGAAGATCTTCAGGAACAGTATGGACTGACGTATCTGTTTATCGCCCACGATCTATCCGTCGTTCGGCATATCTGCGATCGAATCGCAGTAATGTATCTCGGCGATGTCGTCGAAGTCGCTACCACCGATGAATTGTTCTCAGAACCAAAGCACCCCTACACACGGGCGCTTCTGTCGGCGATTCCCGTACCGGATCCGACACGCGATACGAACAGAATTCTTCTGGAGGGTGGCGTCCCTAGCCCAGTCGACCCACCGTCTGGCTGTGCATTCCGAACGCGCTGTCCGTCGATAGTTCCACCGGAGAATCTCGATATCGAGCAGGAGACGTACCGAGAGGTCATGCATTTCCGCCAGCGCGTTGAGGATCGATCACTCGATCTTGAAGCGATTCGAGAGGAAGGACTCATCGCCGATGGAGGAACTGGTCTCCCAGCGAGTACGTCACAAGATATGGGAAGCCAAACGAGACCGGCAGCGATCGTCGAGACCATCTTCGACAATCCGTTGACCGGCGAGGATCGCGTGACCATCGAGTGGGCTATCGAACTTATCGATTCGGGTAAGTGGGATGAGGCTATCGACGTGCTTCGCCAGCGCTTCGGTAGTGTCTGTGAACACCAGAATCCAGTTCTCCAGAAAGAGCCCCACCCTGCGGCGTGCCACCTCTACAATCAACCAGATCACAGCCAATAG
- a CDS encoding MOSC domain-containing protein: MNGTGTADRIFIAPEGEAEMQDVDKIEAVASSGLRGDRYFSDIETGTFVKWDSDETRPAGYDVTLIEREAIEAIEREAGIELAPGEHRRNIETRNVALNHLVGNRFRIGDVVCRGDRLCEPCDHLQRITTDGVLGALTHRGGLRADIVDGGTIQPGDEVVPLD; this comes from the coding sequence ATGAACGGGACAGGCACAGCTGATCGAATTTTCATCGCACCCGAAGGAGAAGCCGAGATGCAGGACGTTGACAAAATCGAAGCCGTTGCCAGTAGTGGTCTTCGTGGCGACCGGTATTTCAGCGACATCGAAACGGGGACGTTCGTCAAGTGGGATTCGGACGAAACACGACCTGCTGGCTACGACGTGACGCTCATCGAGCGAGAGGCCATCGAAGCAATCGAGCGTGAGGCTGGAATCGAGCTCGCTCCCGGCGAACACCGTCGGAATATCGAGACCCGTAACGTTGCGCTCAATCACCTCGTCGGGAATCGGTTCCGAATTGGGGACGTCGTCTGTCGTGGAGACCGGCTCTGTGAACCGTGTGATCACTTACAGCGAATCACTACGGACGGCGTTCTCGGGGCACTCACCCACCGCGGAGGGCTTAGAGCAGATATTGTCGATGGTGGAACGATACAGCCCGGTGACGAAGTCGTGCCGCTCGACTGA
- a CDS encoding sulfatase-like hydrolase/transferase codes for MTRVNESIRLLRSLLAPAYLTYQAKRADLGHRRRSFDAPHLTATGPNHVLVLVIDALRPDCAPDLPLSFGSAITPGTWTFPSVTSMHTGLYPSEHGSHVRSADGTYLIPEQATDVDLLPVTLEQSGYSTFFASDFTIPLLAAGGWYQRHHASANTGAQHVVDRYRSWRQHRDKTFAYLHFSDLHEPLDPPSEYLGEQVDTTIDGLSTWNYDYWDAYDEDDPACLRYRENRLELYRACLAHVEAQLSPLLDEILEDTFLIVTGDHGELHWEHHEIDKQFSDSRPAYSVGHGGTPYDMLARVPAAAHHPDHGSIVPSGGWASLRDIPNTILRAFGHDGPFPGVAWQDEIPDDRAVVCESCRHGTERKAVYRGTEKIIHSREDNVLLHSTVDPATPGETPARADQANVEELLAVIDEEWSAGENSNSGQMPGRMIKDRLEALGYK; via the coding sequence ATGACACGAGTGAATGAGAGCATACGGCTGCTTCGGTCGCTTCTTGCGCCAGCGTATTTGACATATCAGGCAAAGCGTGCCGATCTCGGACACCGACGTCGATCGTTCGACGCCCCCCACCTTACTGCAACTGGTCCCAACCACGTCCTCGTTCTCGTTATCGATGCGCTCAGGCCCGATTGTGCTCCAGATCTCCCGCTTTCGTTCGGGAGCGCAATCACACCCGGCACGTGGACGTTTCCATCGGTCACCAGCATGCACACGGGGCTGTATCCCAGCGAGCACGGCAGCCACGTCAGAAGTGCTGACGGAACGTATCTTATTCCGGAGCAAGCGACCGATGTCGATCTCCTCCCAGTCACGCTCGAACAAAGCGGATATTCGACGTTTTTCGCTTCGGACTTTACGATCCCACTCCTCGCAGCCGGTGGTTGGTATCAGCGACACCACGCCTCGGCGAATACGGGGGCACAGCACGTCGTTGACCGATACCGATCGTGGCGTCAACACCGAGACAAAACATTCGCGTACCTCCATTTCTCAGATCTCCACGAACCGCTCGATCCACCGAGCGAATACCTTGGAGAGCAGGTCGATACGACGATCGACGGACTCTCGACGTGGAACTACGACTACTGGGATGCGTACGATGAAGACGATCCAGCGTGTCTTCGCTACCGCGAAAACCGGCTCGAACTCTATCGGGCGTGTCTCGCGCACGTTGAAGCACAGCTTTCGCCCCTGCTCGATGAGATACTCGAAGACACATTCCTCATCGTCACCGGCGATCACGGCGAGCTCCACTGGGAACACCACGAGATAGACAAGCAATTTTCCGACTCTCGACCGGCGTATTCTGTCGGCCACGGCGGAACGCCGTACGACATGCTTGCCCGCGTTCCGGCAGCAGCACATCATCCTGACCATGGTTCAATTGTTCCATCAGGCGGCTGGGCAAGCCTCCGTGACATTCCGAACACCATCCTCCGGGCGTTCGGCCACGACGGTCCGTTTCCCGGCGTGGCGTGGCAAGACGAGATTCCAGACGACCGCGCTGTCGTTTGCGAATCCTGTCGTCACGGCACAGAGCGAAAGGCAGTCTACCGAGGAACAGAAAAAATCATCCATTCACGGGAAGACAACGTTCTCCTCCACTCGACCGTCGATCCGGCAACACCTGGGGAGACGCCCGCTCGTGCGGATCAGGCGAACGTCGAGGAACTGCTCGCTGTTATCGACGAAGAATGGTCCGCAGGTGAAAACAGCAACAGCGGACAAATGCCTGGACGAATGATCAAAGACCGCCTCGAAGCGCTTGGATACAAATAA
- a CDS encoding sulfatase-like hydrolase/transferase, with protein sequence MSENIVLVTVDCLRADHCGFVDPERDLDLTPTLDRMASEGIGFLNAVAPGPRTPSSAPVFSTGAFYQYREQCPEQDWVARRARLAEHLTRYGTIADRLSACGYSTGSVTASPWTSVDTGFDSGFDRFVESSANDRAYSESSLVAGVDGVLSRLNAENAFNWKTKREWFAQWTGLYEEIQTAMAELSEPYFLWVFLLDSHQPYITPRRYRQETSALEMYYSVARYWHGRDSDDPLPEHAGRSIRRAYRDTVRSVDAFFARFLDDSPKGDPTFIVMADHGEAHGEHGTYGHERVLYEENIRVPLVVYGCDTSETVTEQLSLSQLPQIVFDSADSALTPEQYTSDFCLSKTEFDRVKSVRGHGWKYIVTPDTEELYNLTEDSKEQHNIVSNAPEVTDALRKRLQHHEITESEKRQIVDRISSVL encoded by the coding sequence GTGAGTGAGAACATCGTTCTTGTCACGGTGGACTGTTTACGCGCAGACCACTGTGGGTTCGTCGATCCCGAGCGTGATCTGGATCTGACGCCGACGCTCGATCGGATGGCGAGCGAAGGCATCGGCTTTCTGAATGCGGTTGCACCAGGACCGCGAACTCCCTCGTCCGCTCCGGTGTTCTCGACTGGAGCGTTCTACCAGTACCGAGAACAGTGTCCAGAGCAGGACTGGGTGGCTCGACGGGCGCGATTGGCCGAACACCTTACCCGATATGGGACGATCGCCGATCGGTTATCCGCGTGTGGATATTCGACAGGGAGCGTTACAGCGAGTCCGTGGACGAGCGTCGACACGGGGTTCGACAGCGGCTTCGATCGCTTCGTTGAGAGCAGTGCGAATGACCGTGCATACTCGGAATCGTCACTTGTAGCCGGAGTTGATGGCGTATTGAGCCGTCTGAACGCCGAAAACGCGTTCAATTGGAAGACAAAGCGAGAGTGGTTCGCTCAGTGGACCGGCCTGTATGAAGAGATTCAGACCGCGATGGCAGAACTGTCGGAGCCGTATTTTCTCTGGGTGTTTCTGCTCGACAGCCACCAGCCGTACATCACGCCGCGTCGATACCGGCAAGAAACGTCTGCGCTGGAGATGTACTACAGCGTGGCTCGATACTGGCACGGACGGGATTCAGACGATCCGCTCCCAGAGCACGCTGGGCGGTCGATACGGCGCGCCTACCGCGATACTGTTCGGTCGGTCGATGCGTTTTTTGCCCGATTCCTCGACGACAGCCCCAAAGGCGATCCAACTTTCATCGTTATGGCCGACCACGGAGAAGCCCACGGCGAACACGGCACTTACGGCCACGAACGAGTGCTATACGAAGAGAACATTCGGGTGCCACTCGTCGTTTATGGATGCGATACGAGCGAAACTGTGACCGAACAGCTCTCTCTCTCACAACTTCCACAGATTGTCTTCGATAGTGCAGATAGTGCTCTCACTCCGGAACAGTACACGAGCGACTTCTGTCTCTCTAAAACAGAGTTTGACCGGGTCAAATCCGTCCGTGGCCACGGATGGAAGTATATCGTCACGCCCGACACCGAAGAGCTGTACAACCTCACTGAGGACAGCAAAGAACAACATAACATTGTCTCGAATGCTCCCGAAGTGACCGATGCGTTGCGAAAGCGGCTTCAGCACCACGAAATCACCGAATCAGAAAAGCGACAGATCGTAGATCGGATCAGTTCGGTGCTGTAA
- a CDS encoding ABC transporter permease, whose product MASKWFVTKRLLLLVPVLIGVATLVFAVLHLGKGDPARVMVGQRASQAQVESVRQQLGLNDPIWVQYGRFLKDAAQFQFGDSYVLQPNNPVKSLLVNKLPTTMELALLGQFVGILFGIPLGVLSAIKQDSLTDHFTRIGALAGISVPIFWSGPLLIILFSGALGMFPTSGRIESTIFLDSSWFLFGTELPLTGFITIDTLLLGEYDAFISAVHHLALPSLVIGIYSMALISRMMRSSMLEVVRQDYIRTARAKGQGARITMLKHGFKNALIPVITVIGIQFGTLLGGAVLTETVFAISGMGRLLVAAIEVGDYPVVQGAVLVFALLFTLVNLGVDITYSYLDPRIQQ is encoded by the coding sequence ATGGCTTCGAAATGGTTCGTTACGAAGCGACTCCTGTTGTTGGTACCGGTTCTCATAGGGGTTGCAACGCTCGTCTTCGCCGTTCTTCATCTCGGAAAGGGTGATCCAGCTCGGGTTATGGTCGGCCAGCGTGCGTCACAGGCACAGGTTGAGTCGGTCCGCCAGCAGCTAGGTCTCAATGACCCTATTTGGGTTCAGTATGGCCGGTTTTTGAAGGATGCTGCTCAATTTCAGTTTGGAGACTCCTACGTGCTCCAGCCGAATAATCCAGTCAAATCGTTGCTGGTGAACAAGCTTCCGACCACGATGGAACTCGCATTGTTGGGCCAGTTCGTTGGAATTCTGTTCGGAATTCCGCTGGGCGTCCTCAGTGCGATCAAACAGGACTCGCTGACCGATCACTTTACGCGAATCGGCGCGCTCGCAGGGATCAGCGTTCCTATCTTCTGGAGTGGTCCGCTACTCATCATTCTGTTCTCGGGGGCACTCGGAATGTTTCCGACAAGTGGACGGATTGAATCGACAATTTTCCTCGATAGCTCGTGGTTCTTATTCGGAACTGAGTTGCCACTAACAGGATTCATCACCATTGACACGCTCTTACTCGGTGAATACGACGCATTCATCTCGGCAGTGCACCATCTCGCGTTGCCCTCGTTGGTTATCGGTATCTACTCGATGGCGCTGATCTCGCGGATGATGCGCTCATCGATGTTGGAGGTTGTCCGGCAGGACTACATCCGGACAGCGCGGGCGAAAGGTCAGGGTGCGAGAATCACCATGCTGAAACACGGGTTCAAGAACGCACTCATTCCCGTGATCACGGTCATTGGCATTCAGTTCGGGACGCTCCTCGGTGGGGCTGTGCTGACCGAGACTGTCTTTGCGATCTCAGGAATGGGGCGGCTGCTCGTCGCCGCGATTGAGGTCGGCGATTACCCCGTCGTGCAAGGGGCGGTGCTCGTCTTCGCGCTTCTGTTCACGCTCGTCAATCTCGGTGTCGACATCACGTACTCCTATCTCGACCCACGTATCCAACAATAA
- a CDS encoding ABC transporter permease, producing the protein MSTQIESDSPQTQSRGLLSRLRASQFLSNLLSNRLALTGLVIILSMVMIALYSRVTIGGVPMVTDGYYQDLIQSNLGNNPGLAKSPPSLEYPFGLDGQARSIFPRVLFGAWLALKWGTIIVGTSTVLGVGFGIIAAYYGDITDNVIMRTMDVLLAFPSLLLALALVAIFGEGLQNASIALILVYTPRFARVVRGAALTVLEDEYIDATVALGAADPRVLVRHVVPNCLAPVTVQSTLNFGLAIIDLAALSFLGFGAAPGTPSWGIMLNNGVKHGLEIAWWWSFFPGLFLALTVLGFNLLGDGMRDALDPRMREAVD; encoded by the coding sequence ATGAGTACACAGATCGAATCAGATTCACCGCAGACGCAATCGAGGGGACTCCTCTCGCGGCTCCGGGCCTCACAGTTCCTCTCGAATCTTCTGTCGAATCGGCTCGCCCTCACGGGGTTAGTCATCATTCTCTCGATGGTTATGATCGCACTGTATTCCCGTGTCACCATCGGCGGTGTGCCGATGGTAACTGACGGGTATTATCAGGACTTGATTCAGTCGAATCTCGGGAACAACCCGGGACTGGCCAAGTCACCACCCAGCCTTGAGTATCCTTTCGGACTGGATGGGCAGGCACGCAGTATCTTCCCCCGAGTTCTCTTTGGTGCGTGGTTAGCGCTGAAGTGGGGGACGATCATCGTCGGTACCTCGACGGTGCTCGGTGTTGGCTTCGGGATCATTGCCGCGTACTACGGCGACATCACGGATAACGTCATCATGCGGACGATGGACGTATTGCTCGCGTTCCCTTCACTTCTGTTGGCACTCGCATTGGTCGCCATCTTCGGTGAGGGTCTCCAAAACGCTTCCATTGCACTCATTCTCGTGTACACACCACGGTTTGCGCGGGTCGTTCGGGGGGCCGCACTGACGGTGCTCGAAGACGAATATATCGACGCAACGGTCGCGCTCGGTGCGGCTGACCCTCGTGTACTCGTGCGTCACGTTGTTCCGAACTGTCTCGCTCCGGTCACCGTTCAGAGTACGCTCAACTTTGGTCTCGCAATTATCGACCTCGCAGCCCTCTCGTTCCTCGGATTCGGTGCTGCACCCGGCACACCGTCGTGGGGTATCATGCTCAACAACGGTGTCAAACACGGCTTGGAGATCGCGTGGTGGTGGTCGTTCTTCCCAGGGCTGTTCCTCGCACTGACTGTCCTCGGATTCAATCTCCTCGGCGACGGAATGCGTGATGCGCTTGACCCACGCATGCGCGAGGCAGTCGACTGA
- a CDS encoding sulfatase-like hydrolase/transferase has translation MGMLSQYMRSIKRAIGHALSDSRSVKELYGVGIAGWLAYSTRVPFGTNIYEREWDALIVLDACRVDTLQAVADEYEFLDTVDSIRSVGSTSKEWILKTFTDDYREQINETAYLTANSWASEALAADANPLLYPSAGDTVVSKLGVTRLLRDSGITADDFSDFRPLWNDLAERNPYGPTPLPSDVTDYTIAYCREMNPRRLVVHYMQPHDPHLASALDRGHITEVEQRPWDALRDGADADTVRENYTDNLRLVLDELSRLLQNATFETVAITADHGELLGEMGLFSHGAAIPHPAVKRVPWVTCSATDTETVTPEIDTTDASDTSEEDVIAHLKQLGYI, from the coding sequence ATGGGAATGTTGTCACAGTACATGCGTTCGATCAAACGCGCTATCGGCCACGCTCTCTCCGATAGTAGAAGTGTGAAAGAACTCTACGGGGTGGGTATTGCTGGGTGGCTCGCTTACAGCACGCGCGTTCCATTTGGAACGAACATCTACGAGCGAGAGTGGGACGCCCTCATCGTTCTCGATGCCTGTCGTGTCGATACGCTGCAAGCTGTCGCCGACGAGTACGAGTTTCTCGACACTGTCGATAGCATTCGTTCGGTTGGAAGCACCTCGAAAGAGTGGATCCTGAAGACGTTCACGGATGATTATCGCGAGCAGATCAACGAAACAGCGTACCTCACCGCGAATTCGTGGGCTTCTGAGGCGCTGGCGGCTGATGCGAACCCACTGCTCTACCCCTCTGCGGGTGACACCGTCGTCTCGAAGCTCGGTGTGACTCGACTCCTCCGCGATTCCGGTATCACGGCGGATGATTTCTCCGATTTCCGTCCCCTCTGGAACGATCTAGCAGAGCGAAACCCGTACGGACCGACGCCGCTTCCGAGTGACGTTACTGACTATACGATCGCGTACTGTCGTGAGATGAACCCCCGTCGACTCGTCGTCCACTACATGCAACCGCACGATCCGCACCTCGCAAGCGCACTCGATCGGGGACACATCACAGAGGTCGAACAGCGTCCGTGGGACGCGCTTCGCGACGGTGCAGACGCCGATACCGTCCGGGAAAACTACACTGACAACCTTCGGCTCGTTCTGGATGAACTGTCGCGTCTCCTCCAAAATGCTACGTTCGAGACTGTCGCAATCACCGCTGACCACGGCGAACTCTTGGGCGAGATGGGCCTCTTCTCTCACGGTGCAGCCATTCCTCACCCAGCAGTGAAACGCGTCCCGTGGGTCACGTGCTCTGCAACCGACACCGAGACTGTCACACCAGAGATCGACACGACCGACGCGAGTGATACAAGCGAAGAAGACGTCATTGCCCACCTGAAACAGTTGGGATACATCTGA
- a CDS encoding ABC transporter substrate-binding protein, with translation MEEDGAHSRRTFLKVAGSAAAAVSLAGCLGGGNNGGGGGGGGNDGPSGTLVYSRGAPSATLDPQNSTSGEDAKVINQIYNQLVQFKPGDVSLEAGLAKKYELSGKTATLTLREGVKFHNDEEFTAEDFKATFRRFTDPEYEYYPGDTYISGYAAITLGNWVETVNAKDKYKLEIQLKQKFAPFLRNLAMFASAVLSKKAIEEKNKKLNKEPVGTGPFKLGQYESNGERIQLEYNDNYWGKGPKVEQVIFSTIPENSTRAETLIGGDAHIIDGLGTTASQKVQKADGVKLNAFEGVNTGYMAFNMERFKPFRKKKVRQAISYAINTKVIVENIFSGFAVQASQPIPSNMMGYNKDLDPYPHDVEKAKTLLKEAGHGDGISFELATFKNPRSYNPSPLRAAQQVRSDLSNVGIEIEINQMSFDPFLNYTDSGKHDACFLGWMSDNADPDNFYYSLLHPGVESPAGQDWVSFDTEGYNTLSVSGWANKEYMKTVEDAQKMLKESERKSLYQKAAKIAHDEAPWVFLDHAKELRGVSNAVSGYVPSAIGGPYLNLVSVGGE, from the coding sequence ATGGAAGAGGATGGCGCTCATAGTAGGCGGACGTTTCTAAAAGTCGCAGGAAGCGCGGCCGCAGCAGTATCATTGGCCGGTTGTCTCGGTGGAGGGAACAACGGTGGCGGAGGCGGAGGAGGAGGGAACGATGGTCCCTCTGGCACGCTCGTTTACAGTCGAGGTGCCCCGTCCGCGACCCTCGACCCACAGAACTCCACGAGTGGTGAGGATGCGAAAGTCATAAACCAGATCTACAATCAACTCGTCCAGTTCAAGCCCGGTGATGTCAGTCTCGAAGCTGGACTGGCGAAGAAGTACGAACTCAGCGGAAAGACGGCAACTCTCACACTCCGCGAGGGTGTGAAGTTCCACAACGACGAAGAGTTCACCGCAGAAGACTTCAAAGCGACGTTCCGTCGCTTCACTGATCCGGAGTACGAGTACTATCCTGGTGATACGTACATCTCCGGATACGCAGCGATCACGCTTGGTAACTGGGTCGAGACGGTTAATGCCAAAGATAAATACAAACTAGAAATCCAGTTAAAGCAGAAGTTCGCGCCGTTCCTCCGGAACCTCGCGATGTTTGCTTCGGCTGTCCTCTCGAAGAAGGCAATTGAGGAAAAGAATAAGAAACTCAACAAGGAACCAGTCGGAACCGGTCCGTTCAAACTCGGACAGTACGAGAGCAACGGCGAACGGATTCAGCTCGAATACAACGACAACTACTGGGGGAAAGGACCAAAGGTCGAACAAGTTATCTTCTCGACCATTCCGGAGAACTCCACCCGAGCGGAAACGCTCATCGGCGGTGATGCGCATATCATCGACGGTCTCGGTACGACGGCTTCGCAGAAGGTTCAGAAGGCGGACGGTGTCAAGCTGAATGCATTCGAGGGGGTCAACACCGGCTACATGGCGTTCAACATGGAGCGGTTCAAACCATTCCGGAAAAAGAAGGTCCGACAGGCGATCAGCTACGCCATCAACACGAAGGTTATCGTCGAAAACATCTTCTCTGGGTTTGCAGTGCAGGCCAGCCAGCCGATCCCGTCGAATATGATGGGATACAACAAGGATCTCGATCCGTATCCCCACGACGTGGAGAAGGCGAAAACGCTGCTAAAGGAGGCGGGTCACGGGGACGGAATATCGTTCGAATTGGCGACATTCAAGAACCCACGTTCGTACAACCCCTCGCCGCTGCGCGCCGCACAACAGGTCAGATCTGACCTCTCCAACGTCGGTATCGAAATCGAGATCAATCAGATGTCGTTCGATCCATTCCTCAACTACACCGACAGTGGCAAGCACGATGCCTGCTTCCTCGGCTGGATGAGCGATAACGCCGACCCCGATAACTTCTACTACTCACTGCTGCACCCTGGCGTAGAGAGTCCTGCTGGACAAGACTGGGTAAGCTTCGACACGGAGGGTTACAACACTCTCAGCGTGAGTGGGTGGGCGAACAAAGAATACATGAAGACGGTCGAGGATGCACAGAAGATGTTGAAGGAGAGCGAACGGAAATCTCTCTACCAGAAAGCAGCTAAGATCGCACACGACGAGGCACCGTGGGTGTTCTTGGACCACGCGAAGGAACTTCGAGGCGTCTCAAATGCCGTCTCTGGATACGTTCCGTCGGCGATCGGTGGTCCATACCTCAACCTTGTCTCTGTAGGGGGTGAGTGA
- a CDS encoding transposase, which produces MRLAGDRSRKNRFSSHTCTYTRERTEELGIDLAFLPPYSSHLNPIDQVWKSLKWEISPISF; this is translated from the coding sequence ATGCGATTGGCTGGAGACCGATCCCGAAAAAATAGATTCTCGTCACACACATGTACGTACACACGAGAGCGTACTGAAGAACTTGGCATCGATCTCGCGTTTCTGCCACCGTATTCGTCCCATCTCAACCCCATCGATCAGGTCTGGAAATCGCTCAAGTGGGAGATCTCGCCGATTTCTTTCTAA